One genomic region from Streptomyces sp. NBC_00582 encodes:
- the tadA gene encoding tRNA adenosine(34) deaminase TadA → MRLALDEARLAVRGGDVPVGAVVLAPDGTTVLAAGHNEREAGGDPTAHAEVLAIRRAAARLGEWRLTGCTLVVTLEPCTMCAGALVQSRLDRVVYGARDDKAGAAGSLWDVVRDRRLNHRPEVVEGVLAQECAGLLTEFFRAR, encoded by the coding sequence ATGCGGCTCGCCCTGGACGAGGCCCGGCTGGCCGTCCGGGGCGGGGACGTCCCGGTCGGCGCCGTGGTGCTGGCTCCGGACGGCACGACCGTCCTCGCGGCCGGTCACAACGAACGCGAGGCCGGCGGCGATCCGACGGCCCACGCGGAGGTGCTCGCCATCCGGCGGGCGGCCGCGCGGCTCGGCGAGTGGCGGCTGACCGGCTGCACACTCGTCGTCACGCTGGAACCCTGCACGATGTGCGCGGGCGCGCTCGTGCAGTCCCGGCTGGACCGGGTCGTCTACGGCGCCCGCGACGACAAGGCGGGCGCGGCCGGCTCCCTGTGGGACGTCGTCCGAGACCGGCGGCTCAACCACCGGCCCGAGGTCGTCGAGGGCGTCCTGGCGCAGGAGTGCGCGGGGCTCCTCACGGAGTTCTTCCGCGCACGCTGA
- a CDS encoding PLDc N-terminal domain-containing protein: MLHMMDLPIFVLIALVAVFTIWALIDCIRTPGERVRILPKLLWLLILLHGSVVAALAWTYFGKKPIADTTKGPVQRTEPFAQAR, translated from the coding sequence ATGCTGCACATGATGGACCTGCCGATCTTCGTGCTGATCGCCCTGGTGGCCGTCTTCACGATCTGGGCGCTGATCGACTGCATCCGCACCCCCGGGGAGCGCGTCCGGATCCTGCCCAAGCTGCTGTGGCTGCTCATCCTGCTCCACGGCTCGGTCGTCGCCGCCCTCGCCTGGACCTACTTCGGCAAGAAGCCGATAGCGGACACGACGAAGGGCCCGGTCCAGCGGACCGAGCCCTTCGCTCAAGCGCGGTAG
- a CDS encoding LytR C-terminal domain-containing protein, protein MSMLTPPGMGGKYRITGDKYPRMRRRRRRGRLVVVVVACGAALGVAGWGTLQLIDVFTGGGGTASAAGSKASCAVKSAKASPSASASPAALPKPAQITVNVLNATTRSGLAKSTADELEKRGFKIGEVGNAPKEFDKKVDGAALLLGPASALNTSLSVLSTQVGGAERRAEAGRKGAEVDLIIGNAFKALSSEGEATKALTALVSPQPTAATKKAC, encoded by the coding sequence ATGAGCATGCTGACTCCCCCCGGCATGGGCGGCAAATACCGGATCACGGGGGACAAGTACCCCCGTATGCGCCGCCGCCGACGGCGCGGCAGGCTGGTCGTCGTGGTCGTCGCCTGCGGTGCCGCGCTCGGCGTGGCCGGCTGGGGCACCCTGCAGCTCATCGATGTCTTCACCGGGGGCGGAGGGACGGCCTCCGCGGCCGGTTCCAAGGCCTCCTGCGCGGTGAAGTCGGCGAAGGCGAGCCCGTCGGCGTCCGCCTCTCCGGCCGCGCTGCCCAAGCCCGCCCAGATCACGGTCAACGTCCTCAACGCCACCACCCGCAGCGGTCTCGCCAAGTCCACCGCCGACGAGCTGGAGAAACGCGGCTTCAAGATCGGCGAGGTGGGCAACGCGCCGAAGGAGTTCGACAAGAAGGTCGACGGCGCCGCGCTGCTCCTCGGCCCGGCGTCCGCGCTGAACACCTCGCTCTCGGTGCTGTCCACCCAGGTCGGCGGTGCCGAACGGCGGGCCGAGGCGGGGCGCAAGGGCGCCGAGGTGGACCTGATCATCGGCAACGCGTTCAAGGCGCTCAGCAGTGAGGGGGAGGCGACGAAGGCGCTGACCGCGCTGGTGTCGCCCCAGCCGACGGCCGCCACCAAGAAGGCCTGCTGA
- the upp gene encoding uracil phosphoribosyltransferase, with protein sequence MRLHVVDHPLVAHKLTTLRDQRTDSATFRRLADELVTLLAYEATRDVRTEQVDITTPVARTTGVKLSHPRPLVVPILRAGLGMLDGMVRLLPTAEVGFLGMIRNEETLEASTYATRMPEDLSGRQVYVLDPMLATGGTLVAAIHELIKRGADDVTAVVLLAAPEGVELMERELAGTPVTVVTAAVDDHLNEHGYIVPGLGDAGDRLYGAAE encoded by the coding sequence ATGCGTCTCCACGTCGTCGACCACCCCCTGGTCGCCCACAAGCTCACCACGCTGCGCGACCAGCGCACGGACTCCGCGACCTTCCGCCGCCTGGCCGACGAACTGGTCACCCTGCTCGCCTACGAGGCCACGCGTGACGTGCGCACCGAACAGGTCGACATCACCACGCCGGTCGCCCGGACCACCGGGGTGAAGCTCTCCCACCCGCGTCCGCTGGTCGTGCCGATCCTGCGGGCGGGCCTCGGCATGCTGGACGGCATGGTCCGCCTGCTGCCGACCGCCGAGGTGGGCTTCCTGGGCATGATCCGCAACGAGGAGACGCTGGAGGCGTCCACGTACGCCACGCGCATGCCGGAGGACCTCTCCGGCCGCCAGGTGTACGTCCTCGACCCGATGCTGGCCACGGGCGGCACCCTGGTCGCGGCGATCCACGAGCTGATCAAGCGGGGCGCCGACGACGTGACCGCTGTGGTCCTGCTGGCCGCCCCCGAGGGCGTCGAGCTCATGGAACGCGAACTCGCCGGCACCCCGGTGACGGTCGTGACGGCGGCCGTCGACGACCACCTCAACGAGCACGGCTACATCGTCCCCGGCCTGGGCGACGCGGGCGACCGCCTCTACGGCGCGGCGGAGTAG
- a CDS encoding Dabb family protein, protein MIRHLVLFKLNEGVERDDPRVVRGEEAFRALGGQIEELAFWELGWNISERPIAYDFAINSAVEDADALKRYLEHPAHQAGVALWREFATWVVADYAF, encoded by the coding sequence ATGATCCGCCATCTGGTCCTGTTCAAGCTGAACGAGGGCGTCGAGCGCGACGACCCCCGGGTCGTCCGGGGCGAAGAGGCCTTCCGGGCGCTCGGCGGGCAGATCGAGGAGCTGGCCTTCTGGGAACTGGGCTGGAACATCAGCGAGCGGCCCATCGCCTACGACTTCGCGATCAACTCGGCGGTCGAGGACGCGGACGCCCTGAAGCGGTACCTCGAGCACCCGGCGCACCAGGCGGGCGTCGCGCTGTGGCGGGAGTTCGCCACCTGGGTGGTCGCCGACTACGCGTTCTGA
- a CDS encoding tRNA adenosine deaminase-associated protein, translating to MYFAALLARTEDGWEASDTELDDVETLSDLADLAREASPDEDTVLVLIEQEDSWFGVVRIDGEEDPRIYVSDAAAAARSSYGELLLTDELLGREPGDDDVLDALDLDGTEDGEDREDEDDDEGGASGSAEAVPHGPVGDPGILDDLGVSEKELKALSEDALSEIADALGASEVLETVR from the coding sequence GTGTACTTCGCCGCACTGCTCGCGCGCACCGAAGACGGGTGGGAAGCGAGCGACACAGAGCTCGACGATGTGGAAACCCTGTCGGATCTGGCCGACCTGGCCCGGGAAGCCTCTCCTGACGAGGACACGGTGCTCGTGCTCATCGAGCAGGAGGACTCCTGGTTCGGTGTCGTCCGCATCGATGGTGAGGAGGACCCTCGCATCTACGTCTCCGACGCCGCTGCCGCCGCCCGCAGTTCCTACGGCGAGCTCCTGCTCACCGACGAACTGCTCGGAAGGGAGCCGGGTGACGACGATGTCCTCGATGCCCTCGACCTCGACGGGACCGAGGACGGGGAGGACCGGGAGGACGAGGACGACGACGAGGGCGGCGCCTCCGGTTCCGCCGAGGCGGTGCCGCACGGCCCGGTCGGCGACCCCGGCATCCTCGACGACCTCGGCGTCAGCGAGAAGGAGCTGAAGGCGCTGTCCGAGGACGCCCTCAGCGAGATCGCCGACGCCCTGGGCGCCTCGGAGGTCCTGGAGACCGTCCGCTGA